One Paramisgurnus dabryanus chromosome 10, PD_genome_1.1, whole genome shotgun sequence genomic region harbors:
- the LOC135746109 gene encoding protein FAM222A, with product MLACLQHQKSPVHHLPDITKILDTSLHHQSELRYPSVAELDAYAHRTADSPLSIKIFPTNIRVPQHKQINRTVNGLDTDGQRFGLSSHPFSAGHRGLLAIVKTPADNGGLKSLEGKRGKLSPFLMAVAPYVPPSNIHRHKSYDVDVPGALNTAMSNQSIVQHKSRPSNCSPAFLAATAASCSDSGFTVSGSARVYARAVLPTQSADGHVEGLDYWQHRTQHRYTHGTYGASSPEVCVPIACARLSYRPPSFSMTNGVLEKIPSSTLNSTMAPPWNAVLTTPDTESYSQQEQSTGSSMDLHPHIHRRPQPYLTERSACRRFPDKSSCQVSLLSSSLKSLECLISEIHPPCIKEQMLGRGYDTTTSVTRLLDHQDAHIHLPVLR from the coding sequence GTGAGCTCCGGTACCCGTCTGTAGCCGAACTAGACGCCTATGCTCACAGGACGGCCGACAGCCCGCTATCCATCAAGATCTTCCCGACCAACATCAGAGTCCCGCAGCACAAACAAATCAACAGAACCGTCAATGGTTTGGATACGGACGGTCAGCGGTTCGGCTTATCTTCTCACCCATTCTCCGCTGGGCATCGAGGCTTGTTGGCTATTGTAAAAACTCCTGCAGACAATGGTGGGTTGAAAAGCTTGGAGGGTAAAAGAGGAAAACTGTCTCCCTTCCTAATGGCTGTCGCCCCTTACGTGCCACCCAGCAACATACACAGGCACAAGTCGTATGATGTAGACGTACCCGGCGCTCTCAATACGGCGATGTCCAACCAAAGCATCGTTCAGCATAAGAGCCGTCCATCTAACTGCAGTCCAGCTTTCCTGGCGGCCACCGCCGCGTCCTGCTCAGATTCTGGGTTTACGGTGTCTGGTTCAGCTCGGGTGTACGCCAGAGCCGTGCTGCCCACTCAGAGTGCAGACGGGCACGTGGAGGGTTTGGATTATTGGCAGCACAGAACGCAGCATCGCTACACACACGGCACTTACGGCGCAAGCTCTCCAGAGGTCTGTGTCCCTATCGCATGTGCTCGGCTTTCCTACAGACCTCCTAGCTTTAGTATGACAAATGGTGTTCTGGAGAAGATCCCATCCTCCACGCTGAACTCAACCATGGCACCTCCTTGGAATGCCGTTCTAACCACACCAGATACTGAGTCCTATAGTCAGCAAGAGCAAAGCACCGGTTCATCCATGGACCTCCATCCACACATCCATCGACGTCCTCAACCATACCTGACGGAGCGGAGCGCGTGCCGTAGGTTTCCTGATAAAAGCTCGTGTCAGGTGTCTCTCCTGAGCAGCAGTCTGAAATCTCTGGAGTGTCTCATCAGTGAGATTCATCCACCCTGTATAAAGGAGCAAATGCTGGGCCGAGGGTACGACACCACCACCAGTGTCACTCGACTTCTGGATCATCAGGACGCACACATTCATCTGCCCGTGTTGAGATAG